The Streptomyces hundungensis genome contains the following window.
TTGCCGACCATGCCGCCGAACCAGCGGCACTGCTCGCGCGCGTGGGCGAGGTCGTCGCCGACATAGGCGGGCGCGGCCACGCAGATCGTGATCGCCTCGGGATCGCGGCCCGCGTCGGCCGCCGCCTTGCGGACCGCCTTGACCATCCATTCCGTCAGGAACGGATCGGCGAGCTGGAGGATGAAACCGTCCGCCTTCTCGCCCGCCAGCGCGAGCGCCTTGGGCCCGTATGCCGCCATCCAGACGGGCAGTTGGCCGTCCTTGACCCAGGGCAGCCTGAGTCGCTGCCCGTCGACGTCGGCCTCCCTGCCCTCGGCCAGGTCGCGGATGACGCCGATCGCCTCGCCGAGGCGGGCCAGGGTGTTGGGTTTGCGGCCCGCCACCCGCATCGCGGAGTCGCCGCGTCCGATGCCGCACACCGTGCGGTTGCCGTACATGTCGTTGAGGGTGGCGAAGGTGGAGGCGGTGACCTCCCAGGTGCGGGTGCCGGGGTTGGTCACCATCGGGCCGACGGTCAGACGGCGGGTGTTGGCCAGGATCTGGCTGTAGATCACGAAGGGTTCCTGCCAGAGCACCGCCGAGTCGAAGGTCCAGCCGTAGCGGAAGCCGTTGCGTTCGGCACGCTTCATGAGGCTGATGACCTGCGCGGCCGGCGGGTCGGTCTGGAGGACGAGTCCGAAGTCCATGGTGCGGGGCTCCTAGCCGAGGTACTGACAGGTGGCGCGCGGGACGTAGCAGCCGTGCCCGGCCCGGCCGGTGTACGTCCGCCGGTCGATGACCGTCTCACCGCGTGAGAGCACGCTCTCGACCTGCCCGGTCAGCCGCTTGCCCTCGTACGCCGAGTAGTCGACGTTCATGTGGTGCGTCTCGGCGGAGACGGTCTGCTCGGCGTGCGGGTCGTAGATGACGACGTCCGCGTCGGCGCCGGGCGCGATGGTGCCCTTCTGCGGGTAGAGGCCGAACATCCGGGCCGGTGTGGCGCAGGCGATCTCGATCCAGCGGCGGCGCGAGATGTGGCCGTCGACGACCGCCTGGTGCAACAGGTCCATCCGGTTCTCGACGCCGGGCAGCCCGTTGGGAATCTTGGAGAAGTCGCCCCGGCCCAGCTCCTTCTGGCCCGTGAAGCAGAACGGGCAGTGGTCGGTGGAGACCACCTGGAGGTCATTGGTGCGCAGGCCCCGCCACAGCGCGGCCTGATGTTCCTTGGGGCGCAAGGGAGTTGAGCAGACGTACTTGGCGCCCTCGAAGCCGGGCTCGGCGAGGTTG
Protein-coding sequences here:
- a CDS encoding TIGR03842 family LLM class F420-dependent oxidoreductase codes for the protein MDFGLVLQTDPPAAQVISLMKRAERNGFRYGWTFDSAVLWQEPFVIYSQILANTRRLTVGPMVTNPGTRTWEVTASTFATLNDMYGNRTVCGIGRGDSAMRVAGRKPNTLARLGEAIGVIRDLAEGREADVDGQRLRLPWVKDGQLPVWMAAYGPKALALAGEKADGFILQLADPFLTEWMVKAVRKAAADAGRDPEAITICVAAPAYVGDDLAHAREQCRWFGGMVGNHVADLVSRYGEHSGLVPESLTAYIKQRQGYDYSHHGRADNPDTTFVPDDIVDRFCLLGPPRAHIDKLKALRELGVDQFAVYAMHDAREAVIDAYGEQIIPALR